In Gammaproteobacteria bacterium, one DNA window encodes the following:
- the raiA gene encoding ribosome-associated translation inhibitor RaiA — protein sequence MNLKLTGNHVEITDAMRDYVTSKISKITRHFDHVIDVSVILSVEKLKQKAEANVHIRGKDIFVETDSEDMYASIDSLVDKLDRQILKHKEKNLERRNHGSLKDQDLEQ from the coding sequence ATGAACTTAAAACTTACCGGTAACCATGTTGAGATTACTGATGCCATGCGTGATTATGTCACTTCAAAGATCAGTAAAATTACACGTCATTTTGATCATGTGATCGATGTCAGTGTCATTTTATCGGTTGAGAAGCTCAAACAGAAAGCGGAAGCGAATGTTCATATACGCGGTAAGGATATTTTTGTCGAAACCGACAGTGAAGACATGTATGCATCGATCGACAGTCTGGTAGACAAATTGGACCGGCAAATCCTCAAACATAAGGAAAAAAATCTTGAGCGGCGTAATCACGGCTCGTTGAAAGATCAAGACCTGGAGCAATAA
- a CDS encoding PTS sugar transporter subunit IIA, translating into MNQISQLLPMTNVIVDLDVGSKKRVFEQAGLLFENTNQIARSQVFDSLFAREKLGSTGLGQGVAIPHGRIKGLREAIAALVTMKEAIPFDAPDGQPVNIACILLVPEKATDKHLQILSELAQMFSDKQFRDSILKCKDAAQIHKLITDWEPNVTN; encoded by the coding sequence ATGAATCAAATTTCGCAACTGCTGCCCATGACAAACGTCATTGTCGATCTTGATGTCGGCAGCAAAAAACGTGTTTTTGAACAAGCCGGCTTGTTATTTGAAAATACGAATCAGATTGCGCGCAGCCAGGTTTTTGACAGCTTGTTTGCACGCGAGAAACTGGGTTCAACCGGCTTAGGGCAAGGTGTCGCTATTCCGCATGGCCGGATTAAAGGGTTGCGCGAAGCAATCGCGGCGCTGGTGACGATGAAAGAAGCGATCCCGTTCGATGCACCTGACGGTCAACCGGTTAATATTGCCTGTATTTTGTTAGTTCCGGAAAAGGCCACTGACAAGCACTTGCAGATTTTGAGCGAGCTGGCGCAAATGTTCAGCGATAAGCAATTTCGAGATAGCATCCTGAAATGCAAGGATGCCGCGCAGATCCATAAGCTGATTACGGACTGGGAACCCAATGTCACGAATTAG
- a CDS encoding HPr kinase/phosphorylase, with protein MSRISIAQLFEDKKDKLKLTWITGQAGADIELSDEEIAQSGQGMIGHLNFIHPDWIQVISSDEIHYLNKLDAAALEKKINQLTQINLACIIVADNAEVPPPIFNMASANNIPLLHSPYPGLEVIWLIRTYLSTALAPSCSLHGVLLDVLGMGVMITGESGVGKSELALELISRGHGLVADDVVELRRIAPETLEGRCPPMLRDYLEVRGLGMLNIRTIFGETAVRRRKNMKLIVHLQNSGGSSSGALERLPISDLTENIMNVDIRKVVIPVAAGRNLAVLVEAAVRNYVLQLRGIDGTKEFIERHEREMNNQSVDKN; from the coding sequence ATGTCACGAATTAGTATTGCACAGCTGTTCGAGGATAAGAAAGACAAACTCAAACTGACCTGGATCACCGGGCAGGCCGGCGCCGATATCGAGCTCAGCGACGAGGAAATAGCGCAATCTGGCCAGGGCATGATCGGTCATTTGAATTTCATCCATCCGGATTGGATTCAGGTGATCAGCAGCGATGAAATTCATTATTTGAACAAACTGGACGCGGCTGCGTTGGAAAAAAAGATCAATCAGCTGACGCAGATTAATCTGGCTTGCATCATCGTCGCGGACAATGCCGAAGTGCCGCCGCCGATCTTCAACATGGCCAGTGCAAATAATATTCCCTTGCTGCATTCACCCTATCCCGGCCTGGAAGTGATCTGGCTGATCCGTACTTATCTGAGCACCGCGTTGGCACCCTCTTGCAGCTTGCATGGCGTGCTGCTGGACGTGCTCGGCATGGGGGTGATGATAACCGGCGAAAGCGGGGTCGGTAAAAGTGAATTGGCGCTGGAATTGATCAGCCGCGGTCACGGTTTGGTTGCCGATGACGTGGTGGAATTGCGGCGCATTGCACCGGAAACTCTGGAAGGCCGCTGTCCGCCGATGCTGCGGGATTATCTGGAAGTGCGCGGTCTGGGTATGCTGAATATCCGTACCATTTTTGGCGAAACGGCAGTGCGGCGGCGTAAGAATATGAAATTGATCGTGCACTTGCAAAATAGCGGAGGATCCAGCTCGGGTGCTCTGGAGCGCTTGCCGATCAGTGATCTCACCGAGAACATCATGAATGTCGATATCCGCAAGGTTGTGATTCCCGTGGCGGCCGGGCGTAATCTGGCTGTTCTAGTGGAAGCGGCGGTGCGCAATTATGTATTGCAATTACGCGGAATCGATGGCACAAAGGAATTTATCGAACGCCACGAGCGTGAGATGAATAACCAATCGGTCGATAAGAATTAA
- a CDS encoding UbiX family flavin prenyltransferase, translating into MNHPQTITLAFTGASGMPYGIRLLEMLLQQDKQVYLLYSKVAQVVAQQEMSLALPSSAKEAETFFNRHYRLPDGQLRVFGREEWFAPVASGSNPADAMVICPCTMGTLAAVAAGMSQNLIERAADVTLKENRPLIIVPREMPFSVIHLENMLKLARSGTVILPANPGFYHHPQTVQDLVDFVVARILDHLGVKHNLIARWGEES; encoded by the coding sequence ATGAACCATCCGCAAACGATTACTTTGGCTTTCACCGGCGCATCCGGCATGCCGTACGGTATTCGTTTGCTGGAAATGCTGTTGCAGCAAGATAAGCAGGTTTACTTGCTGTATTCAAAAGTGGCGCAAGTGGTGGCGCAACAGGAAATGAGTCTAGCGCTGCCTTCCAGCGCCAAGGAAGCGGAAACCTTCTTTAACCGTCACTATCGTCTGCCGGACGGGCAACTGCGGGTATTCGGGCGCGAGGAGTGGTTTGCACCGGTTGCTTCCGGCTCCAACCCGGCCGATGCGATGGTGATTTGTCCCTGTACCATGGGAACCTTAGCTGCGGTAGCTGCAGGCATGAGTCAAAATCTGATCGAACGTGCCGCCGATGTTACATTAAAGGAAAACCGGCCGCTTATCATCGTGCCGCGGGAAATGCCGTTCTCGGTCATTCATCTGGAAAATATGCTCAAACTGGCGCGTAGCGGCACCGTCATTTTGCCGGCTAACCCGGGTTTTTATCATCATCCGCAAACAGTGCAGGATTTGGTGGATTTTGTTGTGGCGCGTATCCTCGATCATTTGGGTGTCAAACATAATCTAATTGCCCGCTGGGGTGAGGAAAGCTAA
- a CDS encoding 5-formyltetrahydrofolate cyclo-ligase: MDNLPEWKKNLRKQLIAAREAVPAEHHQLWSRAITGFLKQGLPQPQHMTIGIYWPFRGEYDPRSIAEYFLQHGATLALPEVTGKDEPLCFREWSPDTPVKSGAYGIAVPLETRIVRLDAVIIPMVGFDRHGYRLGYGSGYFDRTLATYEHQPLTIGVAFELQRLDSVYPQAHDISMHYVVTEAGIFRTKDHQLTPVSVLQNTSG, translated from the coding sequence ATGGATAACTTGCCGGAGTGGAAGAAAAATTTGCGCAAACAACTGATTGCCGCCCGCGAAGCCGTACCGGCGGAACATCATCAGTTATGGAGTCGGGCGATCACCGGTTTCCTCAAACAAGGTCTCCCGCAGCCGCAGCACATGACCATCGGCATTTACTGGCCGTTCCGCGGTGAATACGATCCACGGTCTATCGCTGAATATTTCTTGCAGCACGGCGCAACGCTGGCGCTACCGGAAGTAACGGGTAAGGATGAACCGCTATGTTTCCGGGAATGGTCGCCGGACACGCCGGTTAAAAGCGGCGCTTACGGCATTGCAGTACCGTTGGAAACGCGGATTGTCCGGCTGGATGCGGTGATAATCCCGATGGTCGGGTTTGACCGGCACGGTTACCGGTTGGGTTACGGCAGCGGCTACTTCGACCGCACCTTGGCAACTTACGAGCATCAACCGCTTACCATCGGCGTGGCATTCGAACTACAGCGGCTCGACAGCGTTTATCCCCAAGCACACGACATCTCGATGCATTATGTGGTAACCGAGGCGGGGATTTTTCGCACCAAGGATCATCAGCTCACACCAGTTTCAGTGCTGCAAAATACTTCCGGCTAG
- the mutY gene encoding A/G-specific adenine glycosylase, translating into MSFIASRLIHWHRDHGRHHLPWQQSRDPYAVWLSEIMLQQTQVNTAIPYYTRFIQAFPTIASLAQAPLDDVLALWSGLGYYSRARNLHLTAQKIVRNHHGQFPDTREIIQQLPGIGRSTAAAIAVFAFGQRDAILDGNVKRIFARFFAIRGYPGEMKVQNLLWKKAEESLPVDHSHGAIETYTQALMDLGATVCTRHTPRCESCPLQSQCVAFQEQCIDQLPTAKPRKVLPQKEIVFLLLLQQQKLLLQKRAASGIWGALWCPPEIATGIDAADYCQHQLGIRVEQPLELPALDHQFTHFKLRIHPRLLHVVSDSRMTEPESIWINPADALEHGIPAPVRKLLKQNFLSDNLIADIQVKNHG; encoded by the coding sequence ATGTCGTTTATAGCATCCCGGCTAATTCATTGGCATCGCGATCATGGCCGCCACCATTTGCCGTGGCAACAAAGCAGGGATCCCTATGCCGTTTGGTTATCTGAAATCATGTTGCAACAAACACAGGTCAATACAGCCATCCCCTATTACACCCGGTTTATACAAGCATTCCCAACCATTGCAAGTCTGGCGCAAGCGCCGCTGGATGATGTATTGGCTTTATGGAGCGGCCTTGGTTACTACTCCCGCGCCCGCAATCTGCATTTGACTGCTCAAAAAATTGTGCGAAACCATCACGGACAATTTCCTGATACACGAGAAATTATTCAGCAACTGCCCGGAATCGGTCGATCGACCGCTGCCGCTATTGCTGTTTTTGCTTTCGGTCAGCGTGATGCGATTCTGGACGGTAATGTGAAGCGAATATTCGCACGTTTTTTTGCTATCCGCGGCTATCCCGGAGAAATGAAAGTTCAGAACTTGTTATGGAAAAAAGCCGAAGAGTCTCTGCCCGTTGACCACTCTCATGGCGCGATCGAAACTTATACCCAAGCCCTAATGGATCTGGGCGCCACAGTCTGCACGCGCCACACCCCGCGTTGCGAATCTTGCCCATTGCAATCGCAGTGCGTCGCATTTCAAGAACAGTGTATCGATCAGTTACCAACCGCAAAACCCCGCAAAGTGCTGCCGCAAAAAGAAATCGTATTTTTACTGCTACTACAACAACAGAAATTGCTGCTGCAGAAAAGAGCAGCTTCGGGTATCTGGGGAGCGTTATGGTGTCCCCCGGAAATCGCAACCGGCATCGATGCCGCTGATTACTGTCAGCACCAGTTGGGAATCCGGGTTGAACAACCACTCGAACTACCTGCGTTGGATCATCAGTTCACTCACTTCAAGCTTCGTATTCATCCGCGCTTGTTGCATGTCGTCTCAGATTCCCGCATGACGGAACCGGAATCGATCTGGATCAACCCGGCTGATGCGCTTGAACATGGCATTCCGGCACCGGTCAGAAAACTATTAAAACAAAACTTCTTGTCTGATAACCTGATCGCGGATATTCAAGTTAAGAATCATGGATAA
- a CDS encoding Rho-binding antiterminator has translation MTQDAISCDLHDFVEVACMYGYRLRLILKNNQIIEGKAIDIVSSPEKNECLVIDGDSRQQVELTRLAKMEVLTPNAKFSEVIFP, from the coding sequence ATGACTCAAGATGCTATTTCGTGCGATCTCCATGACTTCGTGGAAGTTGCTTGCATGTACGGCTACCGGCTGAGGCTCATCTTGAAAAATAATCAGATAATCGAAGGAAAAGCCATTGATATTGTCAGTTCACCCGAGAAAAACGAATGCTTGGTGATCGATGGCGATTCGCGGCAACAGGTTGAATTAACCCGGCTCGCTAAAATGGAAGTTCTGACACCCAATGCCAAATTCAGCGAAGTCATTTTCCCGTAA
- a CDS encoding YnfA family protein — MEILKTLGLFVVTALAEIIGCYLPYLYLKEGKPFWLLFPAVISLVIFVWLLTLHPQAAGRVYAAYGGVYICVALIWLWAIDGVRPATADWIGVGFCLTGAIVIMYGRQLDRYL; from the coding sequence ATGGAAATTCTAAAAACATTGGGCTTATTCGTTGTTACTGCACTCGCCGAGATAATCGGGTGTTATTTGCCGTATCTCTATTTGAAAGAAGGTAAACCTTTCTGGCTGCTTTTTCCCGCTGTGATCAGTCTGGTGATATTTGTTTGGTTGTTGACGCTACACCCGCAAGCGGCTGGCCGGGTTTATGCCGCGTATGGCGGCGTTTATATCTGTGTGGCACTGATATGGTTGTGGGCGATCGATGGTGTTCGTCCGGCAACGGCTGACTGGATTGGGGTAGGTTTTTGTTTGACCGGAGCGATCGTTATTATGTATGGAAGGCAGCTTGACCGGTATTTATAG
- a CDS encoding flagellar brake protein yields the protein MLQTPDQITEAISILAPTQFSHEETGENFRIHSEIDILFILRGIMQTNSLITLYPDYASDFILTSIIAIDTDKREMMIDYGANDKHCQKALHCKELVFVTTQNRVKIEFVCNQIRKIQYQGRDAFAVNIPESLLRIQRRNHFRITTPIVKPLKCVIPIPGKDPATKAEVALLDISCGGIAVIDQHPIINFDPGMVYSDCKIALPDIGTITVSIQVKNTYEITLRNGQNCMRAGCQFIELAASMEAMIQRYIIKQEQMRKVK from the coding sequence ATGTTACAAACACCTGATCAGATCACCGAAGCTATTAGCATTTTAGCGCCGACTCAATTCTCTCACGAAGAAACCGGTGAAAATTTCCGCATCCACTCCGAAATCGATATTCTTTTCATTCTTCGCGGGATTATGCAAACCAACTCATTAATCACCCTCTATCCTGATTATGCCAGCGATTTTATTCTGACATCCATAATCGCCATCGATACTGATAAAAGAGAAATGATGATTGATTATGGAGCCAATGATAAACACTGCCAGAAAGCACTGCATTGCAAAGAACTTGTCTTTGTAACCACACAAAATAGAGTAAAAATCGAATTTGTCTGCAATCAAATCAGGAAAATTCAGTACCAAGGCCGGGACGCTTTTGCGGTAAACATCCCCGAGTCGCTCCTGCGGATACAAAGAAGAAACCATTTCCGCATTACCACTCCAATCGTCAAGCCGCTAAAGTGCGTCATTCCAATACCTGGAAAAGACCCAGCCACCAAAGCTGAAGTGGCATTACTCGATATCAGTTGCGGCGGAATTGCCGTGATCGACCAGCACCCGATTATTAATTTTGATCCCGGTATGGTCTATAGTGACTGCAAAATCGCTCTTCCGGATATTGGCACTATCACTGTCAGCATTCAGGTAAAGAACACCTATGAAATCACTTTGCGCAACGGACAAAACTGCATGCGCGCAGGGTGTCAGTTTATTGAACTGGCGGCCAGCATGGAAGCAATGATCCAACGCTATATCATCAAGCAGGAGCAGATGAGAAAAGTCAAATAA
- a CDS encoding EscU/YscU/HrcU family type III secretion system export apparatus switch protein — MTANESYLTAVALAYREGQIAPKVVAKGRGVIAQEIIKRAKEAGVYVHESSELVALLMQVDLDDRIPPQLYVAVAELLAWLYRLEQGKTSLATRNDLDKRITQKILENQ, encoded by the coding sequence ATGACAGCAAATGAATCCTATCTGACTGCCGTTGCACTCGCTTACCGTGAAGGACAAATCGCACCCAAAGTAGTTGCCAAAGGCCGTGGCGTAATCGCTCAAGAAATTATCAAACGCGCTAAAGAAGCGGGAGTCTATGTTCACGAATCCAGTGAGCTGGTTGCATTACTGATGCAAGTCGATCTTGATGATCGCATTCCACCGCAGCTTTATGTGGCAGTAGCAGAATTATTAGCGTGGCTTTACAGATTGGAACAAGGAAAAACGTCCTTGGCTACAAGAAATGACCTTGATAAAAGAATTACACAGAAAATTCTGGAGAATCAATAA
- a CDS encoding flagellar hook-length control protein FliK produces the protein MIPTIIKTDVAAISTQIKPTAPVSPVTAILDSQTSSTEFIQGQKYQALVEARLLNGDSQVSVAGKSIQMRLPENFQPGNKLELVFISNEPKPEFLTLSDAPSDNEVNNTSISTAGRFLGALMQDVLKYTSGNTANTSTAHSLTSPNPILTSAPTNSTDLPGLLQKAIVQSGLFYESHQSQWIHGENTLENLQQEPQGKLMLVTADLSTVKAAATASLTSEMPVHAQTIPLVQQQLTTLETGHLLWRGDAWPGQPMEWDIYEESQDNATRENGSDQAAQWRTQFRLSMPELGDIAATIALNASGISIQLNAAQLETARLLKSNQLPLTSGMQSAGLNIQIVEVKHDDSK, from the coding sequence GTGATTCCAACCATAATCAAAACAGATGTAGCCGCAATTTCAACTCAGATAAAACCAACCGCACCCGTTTCACCGGTAACAGCAATACTCGATTCACAAACTTCTTCTACAGAGTTCATACAAGGCCAGAAGTATCAAGCACTGGTTGAAGCCCGCTTATTGAATGGCGATTCACAAGTGTCAGTTGCAGGCAAGTCAATACAAATGCGCTTGCCTGAAAATTTTCAACCGGGTAACAAACTGGAGCTTGTTTTTATTTCAAATGAGCCGAAGCCGGAGTTTTTGACTTTGAGCGATGCACCCTCAGATAACGAAGTAAACAATACATCCATCAGTACCGCCGGCCGTTTCTTGGGTGCTTTGATGCAAGATGTTTTAAAATACACATCAGGAAACACAGCGAATACTTCAACCGCTCACTCACTCACCAGTCCGAATCCGATATTAACGAGTGCGCCAACAAATAGCACTGATTTACCCGGTTTATTACAAAAAGCAATTGTTCAAAGTGGTTTATTCTATGAATCGCATCAGTCGCAATGGATTCACGGAGAAAATACACTTGAAAATTTGCAACAAGAACCGCAAGGAAAGCTAATGCTGGTAACAGCTGACTTATCAACTGTCAAAGCTGCCGCAACGGCCTCACTAACCTCGGAAATGCCTGTACATGCACAGACAATCCCGTTAGTGCAGCAACAGCTAACCACTTTGGAAACAGGACATTTGCTCTGGCGTGGCGACGCGTGGCCGGGACAGCCGATGGAATGGGATATTTACGAGGAATCCCAAGATAATGCAACTAGGGAAAATGGCTCTGATCAGGCCGCTCAGTGGCGCACACAGTTTCGTTTATCAATGCCGGAACTTGGCGACATCGCCGCAACCATCGCGCTGAATGCAAGTGGCATTAGCATTCAACTGAACGCTGCACAATTAGAAACCGCCCGTTTACTCAAGAGTAATCAATTGCCACTGACCAGTGGTATGCAATCTGCCGGATTAAATATCCAAATAGTAGAAGTCAAGCATGATGACAGCAAATGA
- a CDS encoding flagellar protein FliT, with protein sequence MDSVQTLKTYNAILATTGKMLAAAQNNEWDQLIQLEQECKQLTEILIKNDQEPILDKEFLQKKVKIIHQILADDAQIRAITEPWMMKLQDMLNANSRKRDLHLAYQPINNL encoded by the coding sequence ATGGATAGTGTACAAACGCTGAAAACATACAATGCTATTTTAGCAACTACCGGTAAAATGCTTGCGGCGGCTCAAAATAACGAATGGGATCAATTGATACAGCTGGAACAGGAATGCAAGCAATTAACTGAAATACTTATTAAAAACGATCAGGAACCTATATTGGACAAAGAGTTCTTGCAAAAGAAAGTAAAAATTATCCATCAAATATTGGCAGACGACGCACAAATCAGAGCGATTACTGAACCATGGATGATGAAGTTGCAAGATATGCTCAACGCTAATAGCCGCAAACGCGATCTTCATCTCGCTTATCAACCGATTAACAATCTATAA
- the fliS gene encoding flagellar export chaperone FliS codes for MYTTMNSAISAYQRIGVETGIESADPHKLILMLFEGTQEALAKARMHMQHNEIAEKGQMISKAIMIIDHGLKASLDMNAGGDLAVKLQALYDYMAYRLLVANIQNNLEIINEVSKLLSELHSAWKEIGKTSETQTAIKAIAI; via the coding sequence ATGTATACAACCATGAATAGTGCAATATCCGCTTATCAGCGCATTGGAGTGGAAACAGGTATTGAATCAGCCGATCCACACAAACTAATCTTAATGTTGTTTGAAGGCACGCAAGAGGCTTTGGCAAAAGCCAGAATGCACATGCAACACAATGAAATCGCCGAGAAAGGTCAAATGATCTCTAAAGCTATTATGATTATTGATCATGGTCTGAAAGCAAGCTTGGATATGAATGCGGGCGGTGACCTGGCGGTTAAACTTCAAGCTCTCTATGATTACATGGCATACCGGCTTTTGGTTGCCAATATTCAGAATAATCTTGAAATTATTAATGAAGTCAGCAAATTGCTATCCGAACTGCATAGTGCCTGGAAAGAAATCGGTAAAACGAGTGAAACACAAACTGCAATAAAGGCAATCGCAATCTAG
- the fliD gene encoding flagellar filament capping protein FliD, with protein MLSSPGIGSGLDVNGLVTQLMKAESQPLTALDAKEAKQQTRLTAFGTLKGALSSFQSNLAALSDPAKFTAITAGFSDTSLANASATSSAVTGSHSIEIQTLAQSHKLKSTVFATTSSAVGSGTLTIQFGTYSGGTFTLNPDKAAQSITISSGNSSLSGIRDAINQANAGVSASIVNDGTGNRLVIASQDTGLSNALKITATDTDGNNTDNAGLSQLVYDGSTGGTTNLTQTVAASNATLVIDGISISKASNNITDAIEGVTLNLLKANPGTTSTLNLSRDTAGIQNAVSSFVKAFNDLNKTIVGLSKYDAGTKQASILTGDSTVRSIQTRIRNAISDPLTTAGGGLSLLSEVGISFQSDGTLQFDSTKLSKALSDPTKDISTLFSSVGKTSDSLVSFTSAKSDTVNGKYSLNVSRIATQGSALGDTAAALTINAEVNNSLNLSVDGVSANITLAAGTYTAASLAAEIQSKINGASALSSAGIKVTVSESSGKLAVVSNRYGSASTVSITGGNGKSDLFGTPAETAGVDVAGTINGVTATGSGQTLTGAADSSGLVIKVTGGSTGARGEIDFAHGFAAKLNKLVGEMLNGRLIDSRIDGINSTIKDIGSQRDALNQRLADTEKRIRAQFTALDTTIASMTQTSNFLQQQLSRLPTTSS; from the coding sequence ATGCTTTCGTCTCCAGGAATTGGATCAGGTTTAGATGTCAATGGTTTAGTCACCCAACTAATGAAGGCTGAAAGTCAGCCTCTGACAGCTCTTGACGCTAAAGAAGCTAAACAGCAAACCCGGTTGACTGCTTTTGGCACTTTAAAAGGAGCATTATCCTCATTTCAGAGCAATTTAGCCGCATTATCTGATCCGGCAAAATTTACCGCCATAACGGCCGGTTTTTCTGATACCTCATTAGCAAATGCAAGCGCAACATCGTCCGCAGTAACAGGAAGCCATTCCATAGAAATACAAACACTTGCACAGTCACACAAACTCAAATCCACCGTTTTCGCAACCACAAGTTCTGCAGTTGGTAGCGGTACCTTGACTATACAATTTGGCACATATAGCGGCGGCACGTTCACACTAAACCCAGATAAAGCGGCACAGTCGATTACCATTTCCTCAGGTAATTCATCGCTTTCCGGTATCCGTGACGCAATCAACCAAGCCAATGCGGGCGTATCTGCCAGCATAGTCAATGATGGCACAGGTAACCGTTTAGTAATTGCTTCTCAAGACACTGGTTTGAGTAACGCGCTAAAAATAACCGCAACTGACACTGATGGAAATAATACCGATAACGCAGGGCTTTCCCAGCTTGTTTATGATGGATCGACGGGGGGCACGACCAATTTGACTCAAACTGTAGCCGCTAGCAATGCTACATTAGTTATCGACGGCATCTCAATCAGCAAGGCATCAAACAATATCACAGATGCTATTGAGGGCGTCACGTTAAATTTATTAAAAGCAAACCCTGGCACCACATCAACCTTAAACTTGTCGCGTGACACTGCTGGCATTCAGAACGCTGTGTCATCATTTGTAAAAGCTTTTAATGATCTCAATAAAACTATTGTTGGTCTTTCAAAATATGATGCGGGAACTAAGCAAGCATCCATCCTAACCGGAGATTCAACCGTTCGGTCAATTCAAACCCGAATACGTAATGCAATCTCCGATCCGTTGACTACAGCTGGTGGAGGTTTAAGCTTACTATCGGAAGTAGGTATCTCGTTCCAATCGGACGGGACACTGCAATTTGACTCCACTAAGCTATCGAAAGCACTGAGCGATCCGACCAAGGATATTTCAACATTATTTTCCTCTGTTGGAAAAACAAGTGATAGTCTCGTGTCATTTACCAGTGCCAAATCGGATACAGTCAATGGCAAGTATTCATTGAACGTCAGCCGTATTGCAACACAAGGCAGTGCCTTAGGCGATACAGCAGCTGCATTGACGATCAATGCCGAAGTCAATAATTCATTAAATCTTTCTGTCGATGGTGTAAGCGCAAATATAACACTGGCGGCTGGCACCTATACAGCAGCATCTCTAGCCGCTGAAATTCAATCGAAGATTAACGGCGCTTCGGCACTATCTTCTGCTGGCATAAAAGTTACAGTGAGCGAATCTTCTGGAAAACTAGCCGTTGTCTCAAATCGTTATGGCTCTGCCTCAACCGTATCGATCACCGGTGGAAATGGTAAATCGGATTTATTTGGCACACCTGCTGAAACCGCAGGAGTAGACGTAGCAGGCACAATTAATGGCGTTACTGCAACTGGTTCCGGTCAAACGTTAACCGGTGCCGCTGACAGTAGCGGACTCGTTATCAAGGTAACTGGAGGCAGTACAGGTGCCAGAGGCGAAATAGATTTTGCGCATGGTTTTGCAGCCAAATTGAATAAATTAGTAGGCGAGATGTTAAATGGTCGCCTAATTGATAGCCGCATTGATGGTATAAACTCAACGATCAAAGATATAGGATCTCAGCGGGATGCTTTGAATCAACGGCTTGCCGATACAGAAAAACGAATACGAGCTCAATTTACCGCATTAGACACAACGATTGCCAGCATGACACAAACCAGTAATTTCTTACAGCAACAATTATCCAGATTACCAACAACAAGTAGCTAA
- a CDS encoding flagellar protein FlaG encodes MTINQLNATGALLPSSPSLSMPRKSSITNVDATALPVSTIDSQVNSAKSEDQVKQAVQKIQGTVDNLAHNLRFSIDEDTGKTIIKVMDVHTEEVIRQIPSEEAVEIARTLDKVQGLLFNGKA; translated from the coding sequence ATGACTATCAATCAATTAAATGCTACCGGTGCACTTCTACCATCTTCGCCATCTTTATCGATGCCTCGAAAATCATCCATAACCAATGTGGATGCAACAGCATTACCAGTTTCAACTATTGATTCTCAAGTAAATAGCGCAAAATCCGAAGATCAAGTTAAGCAAGCTGTTCAAAAGATTCAAGGCACTGTGGACAACTTGGCACACAACTTGCGTTTCTCGATTGACGAAGATACTGGGAAAACAATTATCAAAGTAATGGATGTACACACCGAAGAAGTTATCCGTCAAATTCCATCCGAAGAAGCTGTCGAAATAGCCCGAACGTTGGACAAAGTTCAAGGATTGTTATTTAACGGAAAAGCATAA